A genomic window from Micromonospora violae includes:
- a CDS encoding AMIN-like domain-containing (lipo)protein: MRIRSALTALAVVLAGLVASAGSSTAAGGTSAAAYCGITWGSTEKSAGALSDAPLVDVRTGRHDCYDRVVFEFAGPVDGYAIGYGETWTEGEGLALSPYTAGGALLRVSLRAPAYDDEHLGTVPYAVGEHVTNLLRYPTLRDVVFGGSFEGYSTFAVGVRARLPFRVLVLAGPGTHSRVVLDVAHQW; this comes from the coding sequence ATGAGGATCAGGAGCGCACTGACCGCGTTGGCGGTCGTCCTCGCCGGGCTGGTCGCCAGCGCCGGCAGCAGCACCGCGGCGGGCGGCACGAGCGCGGCGGCGTACTGCGGGATCACCTGGGGCAGCACCGAGAAGTCGGCCGGCGCGTTGAGCGACGCCCCACTGGTCGACGTCCGCACCGGCCGGCACGACTGCTACGACCGGGTGGTGTTCGAGTTCGCCGGCCCGGTCGACGGCTACGCGATCGGCTACGGCGAGACGTGGACCGAGGGCGAGGGGCTGGCGCTGTCGCCGTACACCGCCGGGGGCGCGCTGCTGCGGGTCTCGCTGCGGGCCCCGGCGTACGACGACGAGCACCTGGGCACCGTGCCCTACGCGGTCGGCGAGCACGTGACCAACCTGCTGCGCTACCCGACGCTGCGCGACGTCGTCTTCGGCGGCAGCTTCGAGGGTTACAGCACCTTCGCCGTCGGCGTACGGGCGCGGTTGCCGTTCCGCGTGCTCGTGCTCGCCGGCCCCGGCACCCACAGCCGGGTGGTGCTCGACGTCGCCCACCAGTGGTGA
- a CDS encoding S1 family peptidase: MFAGTLAAPVSTTYTWSGTSDIGPTVVGGRPATENYPFMVYVSGCTGTLIKGNWAVTAKHCSTPSSVRVGSINRSSGGSVVRVTRAVNHPSVDVKLLQLASSVTYAPAPIPSTSGAVGTATRIIGWGQTCAPRGCGSAPTVANELDTSIVADSRCSGINGPYEICTNNTNGNSGACYGDSGGPQVRRVNGVWNLIGATSRAGNNNSTCATGPSIYVDLPSIRSWISTQVGGLPV, translated from the coding sequence CTGTTCGCCGGCACCCTCGCGGCGCCGGTCAGCACGACGTACACCTGGAGCGGCACCTCGGACATCGGCCCGACGGTGGTCGGCGGCCGGCCGGCCACGGAAAACTACCCCTTCATGGTGTACGTGTCCGGCTGCACCGGCACGCTGATCAAGGGCAACTGGGCGGTCACCGCCAAGCACTGTTCGACGCCGTCCTCGGTGCGGGTGGGCAGCATCAACCGCTCCAGCGGCGGCAGCGTGGTGCGGGTGACCCGTGCGGTCAACCACCCGAGCGTCGACGTCAAGCTGCTGCAACTGGCCAGCTCGGTCACGTACGCGCCGGCTCCGATCCCGAGCACCTCCGGCGCGGTCGGCACCGCCACCCGGATCATCGGCTGGGGCCAGACCTGCGCCCCCCGGGGCTGTGGGTCGGCGCCGACCGTGGCCAACGAACTGGACACGTCCATCGTGGCCGACAGCCGCTGCTCCGGCATCAACGGCCCGTACGAGATCTGCACCAACAACACCAACGGCAACTCCGGTGCCTGCTACGGCGACTCGGGCGGGCCGCAGGTGCGCCGGGTCAACGGAGTGTGGAACCTGATCGGCGCGACGAGTCGGGCCGGCAACAACAACTCCACCTGCGCCACCGGCCCGTCCATCTACGTCGACCTGCCGTCGATCCGATCGTGGATCTCCACTCAGGTCGGTGGTTTGCCCGTCTGA
- a CDS encoding DUF3152 domain-containing protein — translation MPLKVTHRWGPASMASLLVVALLTGCGLPAAEPVAAAPVAAAPPPSGPASPTSRPTDAAEVLPTSAPVTPVSYPATGGNRWSLAPGESTPARATSGRLLRYRVAVERDIRGLPAADIATAITTTLNDPRGWTAGGAWRLRRVGAGERTDFTIYLATPGTRDTLCQDVPDAYTSCRNGARVVLNVARWVKGVPGYGASLETYREYMVNHEVGHKLGYGHERCPGRGRPAPVMQQQTLGLHGCTANAWPYPLGKTRYSGPVGAYDDEIPRREGAHPAR, via the coding sequence ATGCCGCTGAAGGTTACCCACCGCTGGGGTCCGGCCTCGATGGCGTCGCTGCTGGTGGTGGCGTTGCTCACCGGGTGCGGCCTGCCGGCCGCCGAACCGGTCGCCGCCGCACCGGTCGCCGCCGCGCCGCCGCCCAGCGGACCGGCGTCACCCACCAGCCGGCCGACCGACGCCGCCGAGGTCCTTCCCACCTCCGCGCCCGTCACCCCGGTCAGCTACCCCGCCACCGGCGGTAACCGCTGGTCGCTGGCGCCGGGCGAGTCAACGCCCGCACGCGCGACGAGCGGTCGGTTGTTGCGCTACCGGGTCGCCGTGGAGCGCGACATTCGGGGCTTGCCGGCGGCTGACATCGCCACGGCGATCACCACGACCCTGAACGACCCACGCGGGTGGACGGCGGGCGGGGCGTGGCGACTGCGTCGGGTCGGTGCCGGCGAACGGACCGACTTCACCATCTACCTGGCGACTCCCGGCACCCGCGACACCCTCTGCCAGGACGTACCGGACGCCTACACCTCCTGCCGCAACGGTGCCCGCGTGGTGCTCAACGTGGCGCGCTGGGTCAAGGGGGTGCCGGGTTACGGCGCGAGCCTGGAGACCTACCGGGAGTACATGGTCAACCACGAGGTGGGGCACAAGCTCGGGTACGGCCACGAGCGGTGCCCCGGGCGGGGCCGGCCGGCGCCGGTGATGCAGCAGCAGACGCTGGGCCTGCACGGCTGCACCGCGAACGCCTGGCCGTACCCGTTGGGCAAGACCCGCTACAGCGGGCCCGTCGGGGCGTACGACGACGAGATCCCCCGGCGTGAGGGCGCCCACCCGGCGCGCTGA
- a CDS encoding SigE family RNA polymerase sigma factor yields the protein MARGDADFVEFARAASARLVHAAFLMTGDHHQAEDAAQTALVRTYASWSRIHDDDAYGYARRTLVNHLVDGWRRPMREYPTDEVPEQRRGDMADDVATRRWLITILGALSPRERAIVVLRYYFDLPEAQVARELSVSVGTVKSTSSRALEKLRRAAPRPADEEARR from the coding sequence GTGGCGCGGGGGGACGCGGATTTCGTCGAGTTCGCGCGGGCGGCGTCCGCGCGACTGGTGCACGCCGCGTTCCTGATGACCGGCGACCACCACCAGGCTGAGGACGCCGCGCAGACCGCCCTGGTCCGCACCTACGCGTCGTGGTCGCGGATCCACGACGACGACGCCTACGGGTACGCCCGCCGCACGCTGGTCAACCATCTGGTCGACGGGTGGCGACGGCCGATGCGGGAGTACCCGACCGACGAGGTGCCGGAGCAGCGGCGTGGCGACATGGCTGACGACGTGGCCACCCGGCGCTGGTTGATCACCATCCTCGGTGCGCTCAGCCCTCGGGAGCGCGCCATCGTCGTCCTGCGCTACTACTTCGACCTGCCGGAGGCGCAGGTGGCCAGGGAACTCTCGGTATCCGTCGGCACGGTCAAGAGCACCAGCTCGCGGGCTCTGGAGAAGTTGCGCCGCGCCGCGCCGCGCCCGGCCGATGAGGAGGCGCGCCGATGA